GGATGACGGGAAGAAAAAAATATCTGAATCTTGATATAAAAATTATGTCCAAGTCTCATATCAATATCATCTGCGCTTTATCCGAAAACCACGCCATCGGTCGGAACGGCAAACTGTTATGGAGTATTCCGGAAGATCTAGCAAGGTTTAAAGAGATTACAACAGGACATCCGATAATTATGGGACGAAAAACCCATGAATCGATCGGGAGACCATTGCCGAACCGTACAAATATCATCATATCGCGCAACCTGAAAGCGACTAAAGGCGGGTTCGTATCTTCATCTCTGGAAAATGCAATAGAATTTGCATCGAAGCAGGAAGGCGGGGACGAAATATTTATAATCGGTGGTGGGGAGATTTACAAACAGGCACTGCCACTCGCGGATAAACTGTATCTGACTGTCGTTAAAGGCGATTATGATGGGGACACTTTTTTTCCTGATTATTCCGCATTTGAAAAAGTTACGGTGAAAGGTAACGGAAGGCACGAAAATTTTCAATTTACATTTTTAGAACTGGAAAAATAATGTTAAAAGGCAAGCTGATTGTTTTAGACGGAACGGACGGGTCCGGTAAAAAGACCCAGACGGATTTATTGTTGGCGCGTTTAGAACAGGAGGGAATCGGCAAAGAATACGCGGATTTTCCGAGATACGGAAAGCGTTCCGCCGCGATGGTGGAGGATTATTTGAACGGAGAGTTCGGCAAAGCGGACGAAGTTAATCCTCACACGGCCTCGCTTTTTTACGCTTTGGACCGTTATGCTGCCAGTAAGGATTTATACAGAAGTCTAATTGATGGAAAGATTGTTATCGCCAACCGGTATGTATCATCCAATATGGGGCATCAGGGCGGAAAAATCAAAGATGATAAGGACAGAGAAAAGTATTTTGATTGGCTTGATAACATGGAATATAACATGCTTGGAATTCCGAGGCCAAATGCTACAATTCTGCTTTATGTCCCGGCCAGAATCGCGCAAGGACTGGTTGCGAAAAAAGAAGCGAGGGAATATTTGAAAGGCAAAACGCATGATATTCATGAAGAGGATTTGAATCACCTAGAAAACGCGGAAAAAACCTATCTGGAAGCGGCAAAGAAATACGGTTTTCAGATTGTGGAATGCGTGGAAAATGGCGAACTGCTTTCCCGCGATGCAATTCATGAAAAGGTGTGGGAAATAGTATCAGGATTGATCAAATAGCCCCGGCGTGGGAGCGACTTGACAGATATTTCTAATATGCGCTAGTGTATAATTACATAGTAAGAAAATATTGGGCGGCCTAAAGGTCGTTTATTTTATTTAGAGGAGGGTTTTCTAGATCACTAGCTGAGATTGTTTTGGCTGGTGATTTGGGGAATAGCCCTTTGACAATTGGCTCTGACGAAAGGGGAGATTATGTACCGACTTGCGAGGATTTGCATGCTTGGTTGTGTGCTACTTTTACTGGTGACTGTCGATGCAAGCGCACAGTATGTGCTTGCCCGGTCAGTTGTCGGTGCAGGGCACGGACCTAGCACAAGCGGTCAATGGACGCTTCAAGCGTCACTTGGCCAGAGTGTTTCCAGTCGGGCAGGCGGGATGGTTTTTCTGGTCCACTTCGGTTACTGGAATGAGATCAGTGTCGTTTCCGGTGTTGATATCCCTCTGGTGCCGATGTCGACTTCACTTGACCAGAACTATCCCAATCCCTTCAACCCAGCTACGGTGATTCCATTCTCCATCGGAGGCAGCGAACCTGAGCAGGTTTCACTTCGCATCTACAACCTGCGCGGCGCTCTAGTGCGGGAACTGACCACGGGCTCTTGCCTCCCCGGATTCTACAAAATCCAGTGGGATGGTACTGATACCCAAGGGTTACAGGTTGCGACGGGCGTTTACTTCGTCCGGCTCGTGACAAACCACGAAACCTTCAGCAGGAAACTCCTGCTGGTCAAGTAAGGGAGAAACGGAATGAAGACATTCGGCATTCTTATGGTGGCACTGCTTGTGGCAGTCGCGGCACTTGCTGCCGTACCCGCGCAGGTGTCATACCAGGGACAGCTCACGAACGCCGGTGCTCCGGCTTCCGGCGAGCTCGTCTTTGCTTTCCGCATCTTTGACCAGAACACTGCCGGATCACTCCTCTGGAGCGACACCGACACGCTGACCGTCACGAACGGTTTGTTCGATGCATACCTCGGCTCCAACACGCCTCTGCCGAAGGAAATTTTCACCGGAGCCGCGCTCTGGCTGGAGATCGACGTGGCGGGTGAAACTCTAGAGCCGCGCCAGCAGATCGTGACGGTTCCTTACGCCTTCCGTTCAGCCATGTCTGATACTGCGATCGTCGCGCTCAACGCGAGCGGTGGCGAGTCTCTGTGGGAGACGAACGGCACGGACGTGTACCGGCCGACGGGGAATGTTGGGATTGGGACTAATAATCCCACAAGTAATCTGGATATTCGTGGGATTGTCCAAGTTGTTGATGAAGCATCTCCTGACACGAAGGACTATGCCAGTCTTGGTGTTACGAGGGCGAATGTCGCAACCAACAACAGCTACATTGGACTTACTAAGCAGTCAATTGTTCCCTGGGGCATTGGCATCAGCAGTACAGAAAAGTTCATTGTTGGCGTTGCATCAAGTAACCCGGCAAGGACGATTCCGGCTCCGCTTTTGACCATTGAACCTTTCACTGGTAACGTCGGCATCGGAACAACAAGTCCGATACAAGAACTGGATGTGGCTGGAACGATTTATTCCAGCAAGGTGAAGTCCAATACTCCTCTGGATGATGAATTCTCCGGGAGTAACGGATATTGGGGGCTGAGAACCGACACTTCCAACAGGTTCAACCTGGATGTCTATAATGGTGGTAGCCCCAAAGCGGCAATCACAGTTACAAACACTGGAGATGTCGGCATTGGGACGACGGTACCAGGAAGAAAATTAGATGTAAATGGACAAATCTACAGCTCTGTTGCGGCATCGGATATTATCAATTCCGGTGGTAACTTCTTGGGAAGCGGGGGATACTGGAGTTTTAGAACTGGAGTTGATAATCGAATGGGGTTAGATGTCTACAACGGAGGATCATCACTTGAAGCTCTAACTGTCTTACAGAATGGCAAGGTCGGCATCG
The Patescibacteria group bacterium genome window above contains:
- a CDS encoding dihydrofolate reductase, with product MSKSHINIICALSENHAIGRNGKLLWSIPEDLARFKEITTGHPIIMGRKTHESIGRPLPNRTNIIISRNLKATKGGFVSSSLENAIEFASKQEGGDEIFIIGGGEIYKQALPLADKLYLTVVKGDYDGDTFFPDYSAFEKVTVKGNGRHENFQFTFLELEK
- a CDS encoding thymidylate kinase — translated: MLKGKLIVLDGTDGSGKKTQTDLLLARLEQEGIGKEYADFPRYGKRSAAMVEDYLNGEFGKADEVNPHTASLFYALDRYAASKDLYRSLIDGKIVIANRYVSSNMGHQGGKIKDDKDREKYFDWLDNMEYNMLGIPRPNATILLYVPARIAQGLVAKKEAREYLKGKTHDIHEEDLNHLENAEKTYLEAAKKYGFQIVECVENGELLSRDAIHEKVWEIVSGLIK
- a CDS encoding FlgD immunoglobulin-like domain containing protein, which encodes MVFLVHFGYWNEISVVSGVDIPLVPMSTSLDQNYPNPFNPATVIPFSIGGSEPEQVSLRIYNLRGALVRELTTGSCLPGFYKIQWDGTDTQGLQVATGVYFVRLVTNHETFSRKLLLVK